One window from the genome of Echinicola vietnamensis DSM 17526 encodes:
- a CDS encoding YciI family protein, which translates to MYFILTYYTVDDYTELRLPYREDHLNHVKAYYQKGMIVMAGALDAPADKAVIIFNCPDEAPIREFVNGDPYVQNQLISSYDIRPWNVVIGHRE; encoded by the coding sequence ATGTATTTTATCCTTACGTATTACACGGTTGACGATTATACGGAACTTCGCCTCCCCTATCGGGAGGATCACCTAAACCATGTGAAAGCCTATTACCAAAAAGGAATGATCGTCATGGCCGGAGCTTTGGATGCTCCGGCCGATAAGGCGGTAATTATTTTTAATTGTCCGGATGAAGCACCGATCAGGGAGTTTGTAAATGGCGACCCTTATGTACAAAATCAACTTATTTCTTCCTACGATATTCGTCCTTGGAATGTCGTGATTGGTCACCGGGAATAA
- a CDS encoding metallophosphoesterase, translating into MQLFIIGDVHGCYHTFQQMLEHWDPSKERLIQVGDLIDRGNYSVEVLQQAKCLSEKYHGDAVFLRGNHEQMMIDHLENGKIGGSWLFNGGEYTLQQFKEKNIPVESMLHWLRNTALKWESPSLLVSHAGIGKKTLNPYDLHAQDGILWNRGRLKKLPKIQVIGHTPQQNGRANFTTASQHWNIDTGAYRGICLTGLKLQENGLFLEEINIPTDERDLPQ; encoded by the coding sequence ATGCAGCTCTTTATCATAGGAGACGTTCATGGATGCTACCACACATTCCAGCAAATGCTGGAACATTGGGATCCATCAAAGGAAAGGCTGATCCAGGTCGGTGACCTGATCGACCGGGGCAATTATTCGGTAGAAGTACTTCAGCAAGCAAAATGCTTGAGTGAAAAATATCACGGAGATGCCGTTTTTCTGAGAGGAAACCACGAACAAATGATGATCGACCACCTTGAGAATGGCAAAATCGGTGGTAGCTGGCTTTTCAATGGAGGAGAATACACCCTTCAACAGTTTAAAGAAAAGAACATCCCTGTAGAAAGCATGCTCCACTGGCTTCGAAATACCGCGTTGAAATGGGAAAGCCCCAGCCTCCTGGTTTCACACGCCGGTATTGGCAAAAAGACCCTGAATCCCTATGACCTCCATGCCCAAGACGGAATCCTTTGGAACAGGGGAAGGCTCAAGAAGCTTCCCAAAATCCAAGTGATCGGCCACACTCCGCAGCAAAACGGCCGTGCCAATTTCACCACTGCCAGCCAGCACTGGAACATAGACACCGGGGCTTATCGCGGCATTTGCCTGACGGGCCTTAAATTACAGGAAAACGGCCTTTTTCTGGAAGAAATCAACATCCCTACAGATGAACGGGACTTGCCGCAGTAA
- a CDS encoding AraC family transcriptional regulator — protein MLDAINIKEKYKIFSAPTTEVEHRTAHQADHAVLNLYETSRYTRHFDLRFDNPVIVSMIQGKKIMHLPSQQPFDFLPGQSIVMPASELMYIDFPDASQEVPTQCLALEISEGFVRETMVWLNEYFPKSGDTHWEWSKDNFTLLNNKLVQQNLNSLIRVMVDNDFGKQMKASNTTRELIASLMQTQARHYLLKHLDQLSTRNRLAHVIKYIRQNLHLPLAIDQLANQACLSRAQFFRAFQRELGETPVRFINRERLERAKKELLWKGSNITQACYETGFSSVNYFSRVFRQFEGMSPTAWIEQEQSRWMG, from the coding sequence ATGCTGGATGCAATCAATATAAAGGAGAAATACAAGATTTTCAGTGCGCCAACAACAGAGGTGGAGCATCGAACGGCCCATCAGGCTGATCACGCCGTTTTAAACCTTTATGAGACCAGTAGGTATACCCGTCATTTTGACCTTCGCTTTGACAATCCCGTCATCGTGAGCATGATTCAGGGGAAAAAAATCATGCATTTGCCCTCCCAGCAACCGTTCGATTTTTTGCCAGGCCAATCCATCGTGATGCCCGCCTCGGAGCTCATGTATATCGATTTTCCGGATGCTAGCCAAGAGGTGCCTACGCAGTGTTTGGCGTTGGAAATCAGTGAGGGGTTTGTTCGGGAAACCATGGTCTGGCTGAATGAGTATTTTCCCAAGTCCGGTGACACGCATTGGGAGTGGTCCAAGGACAATTTTACCTTGCTGAACAATAAGCTGGTGCAGCAGAACCTGAATTCCCTGATCCGGGTGATGGTGGACAACGATTTTGGCAAACAGATGAAAGCATCCAATACCACCCGGGAATTGATTGCCAGCCTGATGCAGACCCAGGCGCGCCATTATTTGTTAAAGCACCTTGATCAGCTCAGCACGCGGAACAGGCTAGCCCATGTGATAAAATACATCCGCCAAAACCTCCACCTTCCCTTAGCAATAGACCAACTGGCTAACCAGGCCTGCTTGTCCAGGGCCCAATTTTTCAGGGCTTTTCAGCGGGAATTGGGAGAAACTCCCGTCCGTTTTATAAACAGAGAGCGACTGGAAAGGGCCAAAAAAGAATTGTTGTGGAAAGGGAGCAACATTACCCAGGCCTGTTATGAAACAGGCTTCAGCAGTGTCAATTATTTTTCAAGGGTCTTCCGACAGTTTGAAGGCATGTCTCCTACCGCTTGGATAGAGCAGGAGCAAAGTCGATGGATGGGGTGA
- the gndA gene encoding NADP-dependent phosphogluconate dehydrogenase — protein MIILLMGVSGSGKTTIGRMLSGKVGLPFYDADDFHPKNNVEKMKAGIPLNDQDRVPWLETLSEKMVAWEENGGAILACSALKASYRKMLRSHAVQMRWFFLKGDEALIAKRMKAREGHYMPASLLSSQLETLEPPKHATIISIDQTPENILEDIMSDLKNNKAVSSFGIIGMGVMGSSLALNLAEKDVKISVYNRTLQGVEEDVAQKLVDAHPEVKGILPFDKLDEFVESLEQPRKILMMIPAGQIVDQQIARLLTFVDKGDVIIDGGNSFFEDSAKRQQYLQGYGIHFVGMGISGGRDGALKGPSLMPGGSEEGFELIKPYLEKIAGKDKGGKPCMHYVGPDGAGHFIKMVHNSIEYGEIQVLAELYGFMRKGLGMSIEEMVKTFKTWSKEGADSYLMDATLAILSHEKDGKLLLDGILDVAGQTGTGGWAVSTAAKYGVPYAPLTAAVTARLVSTHKEARVSFAQTYPRKTDEIDQKEIIDALKGAYDMARLVNHEIGFSLIKKVGEAEKWGLNMSEIARCWTNGSIIQSSLMEKLAGVFKSTDCLMASAALKASFENGAKTLAEVVGAGLKAGIAMPVMSAAINFFYGMSSGQSSANLVQALRDCFGEHGYRLVDDVSGKIHRNKWRKSKEEA, from the coding sequence ATGATTATTTTATTGATGGGGGTTTCCGGAAGCGGAAAAACGACAATCGGCAGGATGCTCAGTGGCAAAGTGGGGCTTCCCTTTTACGATGCCGATGACTTTCATCCCAAAAACAATGTGGAAAAAATGAAGGCGGGCATTCCGCTCAATGATCAGGATCGGGTGCCTTGGCTGGAAACCCTTTCTGAGAAAATGGTCGCATGGGAAGAGAATGGCGGGGCGATATTGGCCTGCTCGGCACTGAAGGCGTCCTATCGCAAAATGCTTCGCAGCCATGCCGTGCAGATGCGTTGGTTTTTTTTGAAAGGAGATGAGGCGTTGATAGCCAAGCGTATGAAAGCCAGGGAGGGACATTATATGCCTGCATCCCTGCTAAGTTCGCAGTTGGAAACCCTGGAGCCCCCAAAGCATGCCACTATCATATCGATAGACCAAACACCTGAAAATATACTAGAAGACATTATGAGCGACCTTAAAAACAACAAAGCAGTATCATCCTTTGGAATCATCGGAATGGGCGTCATGGGCAGCAGTCTGGCGCTAAACTTGGCCGAAAAGGACGTAAAGATAAGCGTTTATAACCGCACGCTGCAAGGCGTAGAGGAGGATGTGGCCCAAAAGCTGGTGGATGCCCATCCAGAGGTCAAGGGGATATTGCCTTTTGATAAGTTGGATGAATTTGTGGAATCCCTGGAGCAGCCCAGAAAGATTTTGATGATGATCCCTGCAGGCCAGATTGTGGACCAGCAGATCGCCCGGCTATTGACCTTTGTGGACAAGGGCGATGTGATCATAGACGGCGGTAATTCCTTTTTTGAAGACAGTGCAAAGCGCCAGCAATACTTGCAAGGGTATGGGATTCATTTTGTCGGAATGGGGATTTCCGGAGGTCGTGACGGAGCCCTAAAAGGTCCGTCACTGATGCCTGGGGGCAGCGAGGAAGGGTTTGAGTTGATCAAGCCGTACTTGGAAAAGATTGCTGGAAAAGATAAGGGCGGTAAGCCCTGTATGCACTATGTGGGGCCTGATGGGGCGGGTCATTTTATCAAAATGGTCCATAACAGCATAGAATATGGTGAGATACAGGTGCTGGCAGAATTGTACGGTTTTATGCGAAAGGGGCTTGGCATGTCCATAGAGGAAATGGTGAAAACTTTCAAAACATGGAGCAAAGAAGGCGCTGACAGCTACCTGATGGATGCGACGCTGGCCATTTTGTCCCATGAAAAGGATGGAAAGCTGCTGCTGGACGGGATCTTGGATGTGGCTGGTCAAACCGGCACAGGAGGCTGGGCGGTAAGTACGGCTGCAAAATACGGCGTTCCCTATGCGCCCTTGACCGCAGCAGTGACGGCTCGATTGGTGTCTACCCATAAAGAGGCTCGCGTGTCCTTTGCCCAAACTTATCCCCGAAAGACAGATGAGATCGACCAGAAGGAGATCATCGATGCCTTAAAAGGTGCGTATGACATGGCCAGATTGGTCAACCACGAAATTGGTTTCAGCTTGATCAAGAAGGTCGGCGAGGCCGAAAAGTGGGGCCTCAATATGAGTGAAATAGCCCGCTGCTGGACCAATGGTTCCATTATCCAATCCAGTTTGATGGAAAAATTGGCCGGTGTATTCAAATCCACCGATTGCTTGATGGCCTCCGCAGCCTTGAAAGCGTCCTTTGAAAATGGCGCGAAGACACTGGCAGAGGTAGTTGGAGCTGGCTTGAAGGCAGGAATTGCGATGCCTGTCATGTCTGCCGCAATCAATTTCTTCTACGGCATGAGCTCAGGACAGTCCTCAGCCAATCTTGTACAAGCCTTGAGGGATTGCTTTGGGGAGCATGGGTACCGATTAGTAGACGACGTTTCCGGGAAGATTCACCGAAATAAATGGAGAAAAAGTAAGGAAGAAGCATGA
- a CDS encoding aldo/keto reductase, translating into MQYNYVGNTGLMVSELCFGTMTFGGQDAGMWSKIGQLQQKEVNNLLKGAIEGGINFIDTANVYSFGQSEQLLGQGLKDLGIPRDEVVIATKVMGVMSEHPNDVGLSRYHIFNSVNASLKRLQLDHVDILYVHGVDPVTDVEEIVRSLNDIVESGKVRYIAICNWPAWMVAQAQAIARYNGWHKFIGLQYHYSAATRDIEHELVPMAKAHQLAIFPWSPLSGGFLTGKFTRQGHSTDDARRADFDFPPIDKEKAYDLVDAMKEIGKSHGASIAQVALAWVRQQPGITSTIIGAKNPAQLASNIESTNFTLTKEDLASIETISPVSSRYPGWMVERQSEYRKPKN; encoded by the coding sequence ATGCAATACAATTATGTGGGCAACACCGGCTTGATGGTTTCAGAACTATGCTTTGGCACCATGACCTTTGGTGGTCAGGATGCGGGAATGTGGTCCAAAATCGGTCAGCTACAGCAAAAAGAAGTCAACAACCTGCTCAAGGGAGCCATTGAAGGCGGCATCAACTTTATCGATACCGCCAATGTTTACTCTTTTGGCCAGTCAGAACAACTCCTGGGACAGGGACTAAAAGACCTGGGTATTCCACGAGACGAAGTGGTCATCGCTACCAAAGTGATGGGCGTAATGAGCGAGCACCCTAACGACGTAGGGCTCTCTCGGTACCATATTTTCAATTCGGTAAATGCCAGCTTGAAACGTTTGCAGCTGGACCATGTGGATATTCTTTACGTCCATGGTGTAGATCCTGTGACCGACGTAGAGGAAATCGTCCGTTCGCTAAACGACATTGTAGAGAGCGGAAAGGTCCGCTATATCGCCATTTGTAACTGGCCCGCTTGGATGGTAGCCCAGGCACAGGCCATTGCCCGGTATAATGGGTGGCATAAATTTATCGGCCTGCAATACCACTACTCCGCTGCGACCCGCGACATTGAACATGAATTGGTACCCATGGCAAAGGCCCATCAATTGGCGATATTCCCTTGGAGCCCGCTTTCCGGTGGTTTTCTTACGGGAAAATTCACCCGTCAAGGCCACTCCACGGATGATGCCAGAAGAGCGGATTTTGATTTCCCGCCCATCGACAAGGAAAAAGCCTATGACCTAGTGGATGCCATGAAAGAAATCGGAAAATCCCATGGTGCCAGCATCGCGCAAGTCGCACTGGCCTGGGTACGCCAGCAACCCGGCATCACAAGTACCATCATCGGTGCCAAAAACCCGGCCCAACTGGCTTCCAATATTGAATCTACCAATTTTACATTGACCAAGGAGGACTTGGCAAGCATTGAAACCATCAGCCCCGTATCATCCCGCTATCCCGGCTGGATGGTCGAGCGACAAAGCGAATACCGCAAACCAAAAAATTAA
- a CDS encoding DoxX family membrane protein codes for MKTKILNVISVLFALLMVHSGLNKLFNYIPMPEEMPEEILRVMEAFMQIGWLFPLIAIGEILGGILFAIPKFRALGAIMLFPIVLGINLHHAMYAPEGMIIALIVLAIDGWAIAENWHKYLPMIRQ; via the coding sequence ATGAAAACTAAAATCCTGAACGTCATCTCCGTTTTATTCGCGTTGCTAATGGTCCATTCCGGCCTGAACAAATTGTTCAATTACATTCCTATGCCGGAGGAAATGCCCGAAGAAATCCTTAGGGTCATGGAGGCTTTTATGCAGATTGGCTGGTTATTCCCGTTGATTGCCATCGGTGAAATCCTTGGTGGAATTCTGTTTGCTATACCAAAATTCCGGGCCTTGGGAGCCATCATGCTCTTCCCCATTGTCCTTGGCATCAACCTCCATCATGCCATGTATGCACCAGAAGGCATGATCATCGCGCTGATCGTATTGGCCATTGATGGCTGGGCCATTGCCGAAAATTGGCACAAATACTTGCCCATGATCCGACAATAA
- a CDS encoding Gfo/Idh/MocA family protein codes for MTSPLKILVVGCGNMGASHALAYHQMAGFQICGLVARGDSKEILNQKLGADYPLFSDYKEALAQTQPDAVCISTYPDTHEEYALMALHAGCHVFIEKPLADTIAGSERIAQAAQKLHKKVVVGYILRHHPSWIKFTEIAQGLGKPLVMRMNLNQQSHGRMWDVHRNLMKSLSPIVDCGVHYIDVMCQMTQSKPKKVSAIGVRLTDDIPQDNYNYGQLQITFEDGSVGWYEAGWGPMVSETAFFVKDVFGPKGSASIVAKEAGGSGKSDSVDDHTKTESIKIHHADINGQNEFTKPDEWVETADEPDHNALCQREQAYFLEAIHRDLDLSQHLEDAINSLKVAFACDESVKTGEMVEIQ; via the coding sequence ATGACCTCTCCCCTGAAAATTTTAGTAGTCGGCTGTGGCAATATGGGTGCTTCCCACGCACTGGCCTATCACCAAATGGCCGGATTCCAAATCTGCGGCCTCGTCGCTCGTGGTGACAGCAAAGAAATATTGAACCAAAAGCTGGGCGCCGATTATCCTCTTTTTTCGGATTATAAGGAAGCGTTGGCCCAAACCCAGCCAGATGCGGTCTGCATTTCTACCTATCCCGACACTCATGAGGAATATGCCCTGATGGCCCTTCATGCAGGCTGCCATGTGTTCATCGAAAAGCCCTTGGCAGATACGATAGCAGGATCCGAACGTATCGCTCAAGCGGCCCAAAAACTCCATAAAAAAGTGGTGGTCGGCTATATCCTCCGACACCATCCTTCATGGATCAAGTTTACGGAAATCGCCCAAGGCTTGGGCAAACCTCTGGTCATGCGCATGAACCTCAACCAACAAAGCCATGGACGCATGTGGGATGTCCACCGAAACCTTATGAAAAGCCTCAGCCCCATCGTCGATTGTGGCGTCCACTACATCGATGTCATGTGCCAAATGACCCAGTCCAAACCCAAAAAGGTAAGTGCCATCGGTGTCCGGCTCACAGATGATATCCCGCAGGACAACTATAATTATGGCCAGCTTCAAATCACTTTTGAAGACGGATCGGTGGGCTGGTACGAAGCAGGATGGGGGCCTATGGTCAGTGAAACTGCTTTCTTTGTAAAAGATGTCTTCGGACCGAAAGGATCCGCTTCCATCGTCGCCAAAGAGGCTGGGGGCAGCGGAAAGTCGGACTCCGTCGACGACCATACCAAAACAGAATCCATCAAAATCCACCATGCCGATATCAACGGCCAAAATGAATTTACCAAACCCGATGAATGGGTGGAAACGGCAGATGAGCCCGATCACAATGCACTTTGTCAGCGGGAACAGGCCTATTTCCTGGAAGCCATCCATCGTGACCTTGACCTTAGCCAGCACCTGGAAGATGCCATCAACAGCCTAAAAGTGGCCTTTGCCTGCGACGAATCCGTCAAAACTGGTGAAATGGTGGAGATTCAATAA
- a CDS encoding Ppx/GppA phosphatase family protein, translating into MNLAAIDIGTNSIHLVIAEVTKSQTIKVLIDEKEMVKLGVGVFSTNRLSKEAYDRGIEVIKRYVQLADQYGVEEIITAATSATREAKNGGEFLGKVAEETGLTPKVISGKEEARLIFLAVRRAIAFGEEKVLVLDIGGGSTEATVGDQEEIFFKKSIKLGVLRLLDMAGGQEVLEEKDITALEKHINLAAEEVMKKAVEAGFSKVIGTSGTIRTLGEAAHLAGNGGSITTVNAEVVSTKELEKLSKKLLGMSPEKREKVPGISANRVDAIHLGSLLLVRLLQMANAKEIILCDASLREGLILGYLDSMGKKQTVLYPEEDLRFRSVMNLAVKYKSDVEQKKHISSLALSLFDQLKPLHGLDDYARDLLDFSSFVFEVGHFIGYPKYHKHSRYIIEHSRLRGFTNEEITLLGVIVRYHRKSGPRKRHKRYKKLSKKQRKMIHVVAGILRIAIGLDKTKNQWVERLDCELDDAEVIIKVYGEENPDLEIWDAMRNCFVLEDALDRKITITAASPVHL; encoded by the coding sequence ATGAATTTAGCAGCCATAGATATCGGTACCAATTCCATTCACCTGGTCATTGCAGAAGTAACCAAAAGCCAAACCATTAAAGTACTTATCGATGAGAAGGAAATGGTCAAGTTGGGAGTGGGGGTCTTTTCGACCAATCGGCTTTCCAAGGAAGCCTATGATCGGGGAATAGAGGTGATCAAGCGGTATGTACAACTAGCTGACCAATATGGGGTGGAAGAGATCATTACGGCTGCCACCAGTGCCACCCGTGAAGCCAAGAATGGCGGAGAATTTCTTGGTAAGGTGGCGGAGGAAACAGGCCTGACGCCCAAGGTGATTTCTGGGAAAGAGGAAGCCAGGTTGATTTTTTTGGCCGTGAGAAGGGCGATCGCCTTTGGAGAGGAGAAAGTGCTGGTGCTTGATATCGGGGGAGGATCCACAGAAGCAACGGTGGGTGACCAAGAGGAAATCTTTTTCAAAAAAAGCATCAAATTGGGCGTGCTTCGACTACTGGACATGGCGGGAGGCCAAGAGGTTTTAGAGGAAAAGGACATTACTGCACTCGAAAAGCATATCAACTTGGCAGCGGAGGAAGTGATGAAAAAGGCCGTGGAGGCAGGATTTAGCAAGGTGATCGGTACGTCTGGGACGATCAGGACATTGGGAGAGGCGGCGCATCTGGCCGGGAATGGTGGCTCGATCACCACCGTAAATGCAGAAGTGGTCAGCACCAAGGAGTTGGAGAAGTTATCGAAAAAACTGCTGGGCATGTCTCCTGAAAAGCGGGAGAAAGTTCCGGGGATCAGTGCCAATAGGGTCGATGCCATTCACTTGGGCAGCTTGTTGTTGGTGCGCCTGCTGCAGATGGCCAATGCCAAAGAAATCATCCTATGTGATGCTTCCCTGCGAGAAGGATTGATATTGGGGTACCTGGACAGTATGGGGAAAAAGCAAACCGTTCTCTATCCCGAAGAAGATTTACGGTTTAGAAGTGTGATGAACTTGGCCGTAAAGTATAAAAGTGATGTAGAGCAGAAAAAGCACATTTCATCATTGGCACTTAGCCTGTTTGATCAGTTGAAACCACTGCATGGATTGGATGATTATGCACGTGATCTGTTGGATTTTTCAAGCTTTGTGTTTGAAGTGGGGCATTTTATCGGCTATCCAAAATACCACAAACATTCTCGCTACATCATCGAGCACAGTAGGCTGAGGGGATTCACCAATGAAGAGATTACCTTGCTCGGCGTCATTGTCCGGTATCATCGAAAATCCGGTCCACGGAAGCGGCACAAGCGATACAAGAAACTTTCCAAAAAGCAACGCAAGATGATCCATGTGGTTGCGGGAATTCTCCGCATTGCCATAGGCCTGGACAAGACCAAAAACCAATGGGTGGAGCGTTTGGACTGTGAGCTTGATGATGCGGAGGTGATCATCAAGGTGTATGGGGAGGAGAATCCCGATTTGGAGATATGGGATGCCATGCGCAACTGTTTTGTGCTGGAAGATGCGCTGGACCGGAAAATTACCATTACTGCGGCAAGTCCCGTTCATCTGTAG